The nucleotide sequence GGCCGTCAGGGTGATGCGCTGGCCTTGCCGGCTGACCTTGCGTTTCATCACATCGATTTCCATGTCGCCGATGCGGATGACGTCGTCTTCACGCGGTGGCCCGCGCCGCAGCAGAGTGCGTATGCGCGCCACCAGTTCGGCAAAGGCGAATGGTTTGACCAGGTAATCGTCGGCGCCCAGTTCCAGCCCTTTGACGCGGTCCTGCACTTCATCGCGCGCCGTGAGAAAAATCACGGGCACGTCCGCGCCGCCTTCCTGCAGCCGCAAAGCGCGCAAGACTTGCCAGCCATCCATGATGGGCAGCATGACGTCGAGCACGATCAAATCGGGGGCTTCTGTGCCGGCCATGTGCAGGCCGTCGCGGCCATTGCGCGCCAGGCTCACCGTAAAACCGGACTCGGCCAGGCCGCGCAGCAAATAGTCGCCCGTCTTCGGTTCGTCTTCTATGACCAGGATGCGCATGGCGGCTTTCTAATGAGAATATAAAACCATTTTACGCCCCACGCCAAGCGCTGCGGATGATAAAAATGTCATGCGGCGATCATCTTCTCGTAGGGCAACACTGGCCATACTGGCGCCACTTTATTCCATGGATGCCAGATGAAAACCCTGTTACTCGGCAGTACCCTGCTGTGCCTGCTGGCCGGCCCCGCACATGCGCAATTGCGCCGCATCGATGACCTGTCGCTGGCGGCGGCAAGCAAGCTTGCCGATGCGGCCATGGCCGCGTGCCAGGCGCAAGGCCGGCACATCGTCGTCACCTTATTGGACCGTGGCGGCAACATCGTCGCCGTGCAACGCGCCGATGGCGTCGGGCCGCACAACACGGAGGCGAGCCGGCGCAAGGCATACACGGCCTTGTCCACCAAGAGCGACACCTACACGCTGTCCCTGGCAGCCCGCAACAATCCGGACATGCGCAATTTGACCAGCATGCCGGAATTGCTGCTGCTGGGCGGCGGCCTGCCGTTGATGGCCCAGGGCCAGGTGGTGGGCGCCATCGGCGTCGCCGGCGGCGGTGGCGCCCTGCCAGACCGCGCCTGCGCCCGGGCTGCGCTGGCCCTTGTTCCCGAACTCGATCTCCCCCCAACCTGAAAGTAACGACGATGACCTATCTGAAAAAAATCACTGCCGCCCTGGCCTTTGCCAGCCTGTCCAGCATGGCCCTGGCCGCCGCCAATCCCTTGAGCGTGCACATCCTCGACCTGCAGAGCGGCCAGCCGACGGCGGGCGTGACGGTCACGCTGGAGCAAAAGAAAGGGGAAGGCTGGCAACAGCTGGCCAGTGCCGTGACGAATGCGCAAGGGCGCATCGCGGCCATGTATCCGGCCGAGGCACCCATGCAGGCGGGCGACTACCGCATCGTGTTTAAAACAGGCGAGCACTATGCGCGCCTGAAACAGGAAACATTCTTCCCCGAAATCCCCGTGCAATTTCACGTGGAAAAGACGGACCAGCATTATCACATACCGCTGCTGCTCAGTCCTTTCGGCTTTTCCACGTATCGGGGTAACTGAGGGGGAAATTAAACTCAGCCGAGCGTTTTCGACGTCTGGCCGAACAGCACGCTTTTCGCGTCGCCGCTGACGGTGGGCTGCACGTTGATCTCGGCCGCGCGCGCGTACGCGCGCACGGTGGCGGGACGGGCGGCAATGGCCGCGAACCAGCGCGCCAGGTGCGGGAAATCTTCCAGCTTCTGGCGCTGGCGCGCGTGCGGCACGATCCACGGATAAATCGCCATGTCGGCGATCGAATACGTGTCGCCGGCAACGAATTCGCGGTCGGCCAGGCGCTTGTTCAGCACGCCGTACAAGCGGTTCGTTTCATTCACGTAGCGCGTGATGGCGTAGTCGATGGGTTCGGGCGCATATTGCACGAAATGGTGGTTTTGCCCGGCCATGGGACCCAGTCCGCCCATTTGCCAGAACAGCCATTGCATCACCTCGGCGCGGCCGCGCACATCCGCCGGCAGGAATTGCCCGCTTTTCTCGGCCAGGTATTGCAAAATGGCCCCCGACTCGAACAGGGACAGGGGCGCGCCGCCATCTTCCGGCGCCTGGTCGACGATGGCGGGGATGCGATTGTTTGGTGCGATGGCGAGAAATTCGGGCTTGAATTGCTCGCCCTTGCCGATATGGACGGGAATAATGTTGTAGGGGATGCCCGCTTCTTCCAGAAACATCGTCACCTTGTGCCCATTGGGCGTGGTCCAGTAATACAAGTCGATCATCGTCGTCTTTCAGCTCGTTGGCATAGGGTGGGCGTAACTATTGTCGCGCTGCAACTGGTGTGCATGGATATAATGCCACGTCAGCGAAAAACACGGCGGCGCGTGCCCCGTTTGCCTTATCAGCAAGCGCCCACACTCGCTGCAGCATTTATTTTTCCGCCATTCCTGAGTCCCATCAAAGAAAGCCGACCATGCGCAAACTCCTGATCGTCATGCTCTCCGTCCTGCTGTCAGGCTGTGTCCAGGACTTCGCCATCTATCTGTTCGATGGCCAGGACCATTCCCTGACCGTGCGCCGCCAGCAACGTTATTTTTGGCAAGATACCGTGGAAGTGCAGCTGATGGCCACCAATTTGCCGCAATGCCAGCGTCTGCATATCCTGTCGACCGATGCACCCGCCGACATCAAGGTGGACCTGTTTGCGGCCGGCGATGGCCTGTGGAATATCCGCATGGGCAAGCAGTTGTGGCAGGCGGAAACGACTACCTGCAATGCGCTGACGGAAATGGAAAACGACCCGAAAGCTGACCTGGGCCAGCCGGTCGGGCAATTCGTGGTCGTCGATGACAAGCTGGAATTCGAGCCGGCACCGCCAGCGGCGGCGCCAGCCCAGTAAATCAGCGCGCCGCCAGGCTGCGCAGCGGCTTTTTCGCCACGGCGTGTGGCGCGCCAGCCGAGCTTGCCGCGATGCGCGGCGCCGTCCCAGGTTCCTGCGCCGACAGCTTGAAGCGCGCCACCAGTTGCGCCAGCACGGCCGCCTGGTCCTGCATGCTGGACGCCGCTGCCGCCGCCTCCTCCACCAGTGCCGCATTTTGCTGCGTCACGCTATCCATTTCCGTGATCGCCTGGTTGACGTGGCCAATACCCGTGCTTTGCTCATGCGAGGCGGCCGTGATGTCGGCCATGATGTCGGTCACGCGCGAGACGCTGGCAACCACCTGATCCATGGTCGTGCCCGCCTGGGCGACGAGCGTGCTGCCAGCCGCGATACTGTCGACGGAAGCGCCGATGAGTTCCTTGATTTCCTTCGCTGCGCCAGCGGATCTTTGGGCCAGATTGCGCACTTCCGACGCCACCACGGCAAAGCCGCGGCCCTGCTCGCCCGCGCGCGCCGCTTCCACCGCCGCGTTCAGCGCCAGGATATTCGTCTGGAAGGCGATGCCATCGATGACGCCGATGATGTCGACGATTTTGCGCGACGAGGCGTTGATGGTGTCCATGGTGCCGATCACTTGCGCCACCACGGCGCCACCCTGGCGCGCCACTGCCGAGGCGGACTGCGCCAGCTCATTCGCCTGCACGGCGTTGCCCGCGTTTTGTGTCACGGTCGAGGTCAATTCCTCCATCGAGGCCGCCGTTTCTTCCAGCGAACTGGCCTGCATTTCCGTGCGCGCCGACAAGTCCATATTGCCGCTGGCAATCTCGCTCGATGCCGTGGCAATCGTTTCGGCGCTGTGGCGAATTTCGCTGATCGCGTCGACCAGGTTGGCCTGCATGGTTTTCATCGCGTACAGCACGCTGTGGCGGTCGTTGGCATGCGTGCGCACGTTGCCGCTCAAGTCGTTGTTGGCAATCTTTTCCGCCACATCGGCTGCATACTCGGGGTCGCCGCCCAGCGCATGGCGCAGACTGCGGTTGATCGCCACGACGACGGCGGCCAGCAGCGCACACACCAGCAACAGCACGCCCAGCGAGGTGAGCAGCGACTGGCGGAAGGCCGCGTCGATATCGTCCATGTACACGCCCACCACCAGGGTCCAGGCCCACGGCTTGTAGGCCACCACGCGGCTCATCTTCGGCTCAGGATTTTTCTGGCCCGGACGGGGGAAATAATAGTGGACGAATCCCTTGCCCGCATCGCTCTTGCCGACGGCAACGATGTCGCGGTACAGATAGGTGCCGTTGGCATCCTTGAAGTCCGCCATGTTCTTGCCGTTGGTTTGCGGCGCGGCGGGATTCATCACGACAACGGCATCGAGGTTGATAATGGACAAATAGCCGGTCTCGCCAAAACGCATGCTCTTGATGACGGCGGTCGCCTGCTTTTGCGCCTCTTCCTGCGTCAAGGCGCCGCTGGCGGCCAGGTCGCCGAACATCTTGACGGCGCCCAGGCCCAGGTCGGCGGCATTGCTCAGGTCAGCGCTGCGCTCTTCGATGCGGATCTTGCGAATTTCCAGGGCGTTGTAGACAAAAATAACGGTGATGCACAACAGGCTGCAAATCAGGGGGATCCATAACTTCTGCTGGAACGTCAATTTCTTCATGCTATGTCTCCAACTCTCTATTGTCCGGGGAAGGGGGCGTGGCCTGCTTCCAGCTCTGCAGGCCAGGAATGCGGCGGCGACGGTGCTCTGGCGGCACCGTTCAGACGTCTCCAGCATACGCTTGAACTACCGATATTTACAATGCTGGGAAGCAATGTTTTTTGCCCGGTGTTGTTAATGGGCTGCGACAATGGATGAGAATTGATGTTGCGTTGCAATAAAAATGTGGGCAGCGGCCGTCATTCTTTTACGCTACAGTCACTGCAATTGCTCACCGTGCAGGGAGTCCCATGTCAACCACCTTTACCTGGCAAGGCTTTGCCATCCTGTCTGCCGTGTTTGCGGCCATGACAGCCATTCTGGGCAAGCTGGGCGTGGCCCATCTGAACAGCAACATGGCCACCCTGATACGCACGGGGGTCATCCTGCTGGTGACGGCGGCCATCATCTCGCTACGCGCGGAATGGCAACGCCCCAGCGGCGGCAACTGGGTGGGCTGGACTTGCCTGATCGCTTCGGGCGTGGCCACGGGACTGTCGTGGCTATGCTATTTCCGCGCGCTGCAACTGGGTCCCGTCTCGCTGGTGGCACCCGTCGACAAGCTCAGCGTGGCGCTGGTGATGCTGGCCGGCTGGCTGGTCCTGGGCGAGCCGTTCACCCTGAAAGCGGCGGCCGGTGGCGGCTTGATCGTGCTCGGCTCGCTGATTTTGCTGCTGTAAAACATTCCACGGCACGCGGCGGCGCGCCTGTGTCAGAATGCACGCCGCATAGATCGATACACGAAAGAACAGCATGACCAAGAATGAAGCCATGAAACGCATCAACGACCGCCTGGGCAAACCTGCCCTGACGGACAAGAACACGCATTTTGCCAGCGTCGCCAGCTATGGCACGGACGAAGGGTGGTGGTTGAAGATTCCCTTCCTGACCTTCAAGCAGGAATTGCACTTCATCCTCAACAATGAAAAGACGAAAAGCTTCCAGCACCTGAAAATCGGCGCCAACCAGATCCTCAGCCCCGGCATGAGGTTCCGCAGCACGGGCGGGGCGGCCGACGCCTTTATGTCGGCCTCGGCGCCGAAACGCCTGGTCGACTTGCTCGACGGCGGCAGCAAGTACAACTTCACCAAGCACTTCGTCAACGACTACCGCTACTGAAACACCTGAGCAAACCTGCTGCGCGGCGCGCTACGGTTTTGTCAGGTACTCCTGCCATTGTTACCTTCCCTTGGCGGCAGCCAGGCCCTGATCAAATGCTGGGCGATGTCGAGCGCGTCGTCGCGGCTGGTGCCGAAATGCAGGGGATAGCCCCAGAACTGGCCGAACATGACGGCAAAGGTCTTGCCCGCCAAACGCTTGGCCGCGCTCGGTTCGACCAGTACCATGCCCTGGATATACGCGCGCAGGGCGGCCTTGTGCCGCTTCATCCACAGCACGGCGTGCTTGCGCTCTTCCTGCGGATGCGCATGCCCATCCTCGTCCAGGCCGTCTTCGCTGAGAATGACAAACGCCTGCTGGCGCGCCAGCAGAGCCTCGAACTGGGCGAACAAGGCATCGTCGTGGCTGCTT is from Janthinobacterium sp. 61 and encodes:
- a CDS encoding EamA family transporter, with protein sequence MSTTFTWQGFAILSAVFAAMTAILGKLGVAHLNSNMATLIRTGVILLVTAAIISLRAEWQRPSGGNWVGWTCLIASGVATGLSWLCYFRALQLGPVSLVAPVDKLSVALVMLAGWLVLGEPFTLKAAAGGGLIVLGSLILLL
- a CDS encoding heme-binding protein, producing MKTLLLGSTLLCLLAGPAHAQLRRIDDLSLAAASKLADAAMAACQAQGRHIVVTLLDRGGNIVAVQRADGVGPHNTEASRRKAYTALSTKSDTYTLSLAARNNPDMRNLTSMPELLLLGGGLPLMAQGQVVGAIGVAGGGGALPDRACARAALALVPELDLPPT
- a CDS encoding heavy metal response regulator transcription factor is translated as MRILVIEDEPKTGDYLLRGLAESGFTVSLARNGRDGLHMAGTEAPDLIVLDVMLPIMDGWQVLRALRLQEGGADVPVIFLTARDEVQDRVKGLELGADDYLVKPFAFAELVARIRTLLRRGPPREDDVIRIGDMEIDVMKRKVSRQGQRITLTAKEFGLLHLLARRQGEVLSRSIIASQVWDINFESDTNVIDAAIRRLRSKLDDPFEPKLIHTLRGMGYVCELRAPTAPDDGAAT
- the uraH gene encoding hydroxyisourate hydrolase, translated to MTYLKKITAALAFASLSSMALAAANPLSVHILDLQSGQPTAGVTVTLEQKKGEGWQQLASAVTNAQGRIAAMYPAEAPMQAGDYRIVFKTGEHYARLKQETFFPEIPVQFHVEKTDQHYHIPLLLSPFGFSTYRGN
- a CDS encoding glutathione binding-like protein — encoded protein: MIDLYYWTTPNGHKVTMFLEEAGIPYNIIPVHIGKGEQFKPEFLAIAPNNRIPAIVDQAPEDGGAPLSLFESGAILQYLAEKSGQFLPADVRGRAEVMQWLFWQMGGLGPMAGQNHHFVQYAPEPIDYAITRYVNETNRLYGVLNKRLADREFVAGDTYSIADMAIYPWIVPHARQRQKLEDFPHLARWFAAIAARPATVRAYARAAEINVQPTVSGDAKSVLFGQTSKTLG
- a CDS encoding methyl-accepting chemotaxis protein, with the protein product MKKLTFQQKLWIPLICSLLCITVIFVYNALEIRKIRIEERSADLSNAADLGLGAVKMFGDLAASGALTQEEAQKQATAVIKSMRFGETGYLSIINLDAVVVMNPAAPQTNGKNMADFKDANGTYLYRDIVAVGKSDAGKGFVHYYFPRPGQKNPEPKMSRVVAYKPWAWTLVVGVYMDDIDAAFRQSLLTSLGVLLLVCALLAAVVVAINRSLRHALGGDPEYAADVAEKIANNDLSGNVRTHANDRHSVLYAMKTMQANLVDAISEIRHSAETIATASSEIASGNMDLSARTEMQASSLEETAASMEELTSTVTQNAGNAVQANELAQSASAVARQGGAVVAQVIGTMDTINASSRKIVDIIGVIDGIAFQTNILALNAAVEAARAGEQGRGFAVVASEVRNLAQRSAGAAKEIKELIGASVDSIAAGSTLVAQAGTTMDQVVASVSRVTDIMADITAASHEQSTGIGHVNQAITEMDSVTQQNAALVEEAAAAASSMQDQAAVLAQLVARFKLSAQEPGTAPRIAASSAGAPHAVAKKPLRSLAAR